A genomic region of Notamacropus eugenii isolate mMacEug1 chromosome 3, mMacEug1.pri_v2, whole genome shotgun sequence contains the following coding sequences:
- the MATCAP2 gene encoding putative tyrosine carboxypeptidase MATCAP2, whose translation MLEGIRVTEKLHWPEQESTNKSLLSPGEKLIIGCENNLPQLAPGILKDIFTTGTSSYNVLLQSKEQRKNQLQKPSSPSHHRRHRKSSRSPCSPRGKIKVPMPLTNSSWCYLNKQPSLFANNPLPSNVKFSSSFSVTGSSLTPKPKPNSKRHCFSTLAKPKQPPTVPKNFEKGDDPAKKLCILTAIKPTNLEREKAKFFKAEFAYDPQFEYANPTVPTVLAKHGQASDRFLKQSVNIMERTLQRYGSYEHFEQATGGCLLSKTRIWSHVRKYMTKEGCLGEIVVHLTEDLLSRASMTVVNGCPTLTINVSTAREHWLEGMLRHEIGTHYFRGINNLQQPWSNWTGRKKYGLRPNNPTEEGLASIHSVLFRKDPLLWRAALLYYTVYQASQMSFSELFQDVGKFVKDPNTRWDYCVRAKRGWTDTSQPGCFNKDQVYLDGILQILRYRESIDFHLLTTLGKVSFEDVDRLKTLAVTENLRVPHFLQDNERYMEQLQKIMDVNELTDKELQDLIY comes from the exons AAAAGCTTCACTGGCCTGAGCAAGAATCAACCAATAAGTCCCTTCTGAGCCCTGGAGAGAAGCTGATCATTGGCTGTGAAAACAACCTTCCACAGCTGGCCCCTGGAATACTGAAGGACATTTTCACGACTGGAACCAGCAGCTACAATGTCCTGCTCCAGTCTAAAGAGCAGAGGAAGAACCAGCTCCAAAAGCCATCCTCACCGTCCCATCACCGCCGGCACAGGAAGTCCAGCCGGTCCCCTTGCTCCCCTCGTGGGAAGATCAAGGTCCCCATGCCCCTGACCAACAGCAGCTGGTGTTACCTGAATAAGCAGCCCTCCCTCTTTGCCAACAACCCACTGCCCAGCAATGTCAAGTTCTCCAGCAGCTTCAGCGTGACCGGAAGCAGCCTGACCCCAAAGCCCAAACCCAACTCCAAGCGGCATTGCTTCTCCACACTGGCCAAGCCCAAGCAGCCTCCCACAGTGCCCAAGAACTTTGAGAAGGGAGATGACCCTGCCAAGAAACTCTGCATCTTGACAGCTATCAAGCCCACCAacctagagagagagaaagccaaGTTCTTCAAGGCAGAGTTCGCCTATGACCCTCAGTTTGAATATGCCAACCCAACCGTGCCTACCGTGCTAGCTAAGCATGGCCAGGCATCCGACCGCTTCCTGAAGCAG TCTGTCAATATTATGGAAAGAACTTTGCAGAGATATGGAAGTTATGAACATTTTGAACAGGCCACTGGAGGCTGCTTACTGTCTAAAACTCGCATCTGGAGCCACGTCAGGAAGTACATGACCAAGGAAGGCTGCCTGGGGGAG ATTGTGGTCCATCTCACTGAAGATCTGCTGTCCCGAGCGTCAATGACCGTGGTCAACGGGTGTCCAACCCTGACCATCAATGTCTCCACTGCCCGTGAGCACTGGCTGGAGGGGATGCTGAGGCATGAAATAG GCACACACTACTTCCGTGGGATTAACAATCTTCAGCAGCCATGGAGCAATTGGACAGGCCGTAAAAAGTACGGCCTGCGGCCCAATAACCCCACCGAGGAAGGGCTGGCGAGCATCCACAGCGTGCTGTTCCGAAAGGACCCCCTTCTGTGGCGGGCTGCCCTCCTCTACTACACGGTCTACCAGGCCAGCCAGATGTCCTTCAGCGAGCTCTTCCAGGATGTCGGGAAGTTTGTCAAGGACCCCAACACACGGTGGGATTACTGTGTGCGAGCCAAAAGGGGCTGGACTGACACTTCCCAGCCAG GTTGTTTCAATAAAGACCAAGTCTACCTGGATGGCATTCTCCAGATCCTGAGATACCGAGAATCCATTGACTTCCATTTGCTGACTACCCTGGGCAAG GTGTCCTTTGAGGATGTGGATCGCTTGAAAACGCTGGCCGTCACAGAAAACCTGAGGGTCCCGCATTTCCTGCAAGACAATGAACGGT